The Komagataeibacter sp. FNDCR2 nucleotide sequence GCCCTGCACGGTTTCGGACGGATCATCGATCAGCAGGTAGCGGACGTAACCCTTGACCTTGCGGGCATCCGTATCATCAACCGAACGGACCTTTGACCCGTAGCGGGTGGGCGGCATCTTGGGGCGGGCATACAGCATGCCCTCCACCCTGGCGTCGATACCGTAAATGGCCGTGCCATTGGTCTTGGCCGGAATGTCCAGCGCCTTGAGTTCGGCATTGCCGATCAGCCTGCGCTCGCTGGCGGGCTTGAGCGGCAGTTTGGCCATTTCCTCGGGCGTGAAGGTGTGGGACGGATGCCCCTTGGCCACGATGTCGCCAAAGCTGATCTGCCTGTCGCCCGCGCTGACGATGCTGTTGGCAACGGTGCATTTATCCGCCGTGGTGCCCAGCAGGCGGGCTGCTTCCTCCACCAGCGCCATGCGCGTCGCCGCGCCGGCCTGGCGGAAGATGTCCCATGTCATCCAGACCGACCAGCTTCCGCCGGTGACCATGAGACCCCATTTGGGGTCGGTATCGACATAGTTGATGCGGACCTTGCTCCAGTCGGCTTCCATCTCATCGGCGATGATCCGGGCAAGGGCGGTGCCGATATGCTGGCCCATCTCCGCGCGGATGATGTTGACCGTGATCTCCCCATCCGGGGCGATGGCGCACCAGATGGTCGGCTCGAACGCGCCATCGCCGGGCAGCGCCTGGTCGAGGGGGAAAACCTGGTTGGCGGCAGCCGGGCGTGCGAATCCGAACATGACCCCCGCGCCAAGCGAGGTGACAAGGAAGCCGCGACGGGACAGGGAAGCCTGCTCACGGCGTCCGTCCTTACCCAGTCGGAAGCGGTTCAATCTACCCATTTGATACATCTCCGCGTGCGTTGGCAGCGGCCTTCTTGATGGCCTCCCGAATGCGGACATAGGTCATGCAGCGGCACAGGCTGCCCGCCATGACGGCATCGATTTCCTCATCCGTGGGCGCGGGGTAATCCTTCAGCAGGCTTATGGCCTGCATGATCTGGCCGGACTGGCAGTAGCCGCATTGCGGCACCTGAAGCTCCCGCCATGCCTGCTGGACCGGGTGGTTCCCCTCCGGGTCGATCCCCTCGATGGTGGTGATGTCCGCGCCCTCGGCGGCGCTGATGGGGGTCACGCATGACCGTGTGGCCCGGCCACCGATATGCACGGTGCAGGCGCCGCACATGCCGATGCCACAGCCGAACTTGGTTCCGGTCAGGCCGACTTCGTCACGGATGACCCATAGCAGGGGGGTATCGGCCGGTACGTCAACGGTTATGTCGCGTCCATTGAGGCGAAAGGTCGTCATGTTCTAGCTCCGTCTTTCAGCTCAATGGGACGACGCGACAGGCGAGGCGGGCAGGGTCTTGCGCACCTCGGCCGCCTTCTTTTCCAGATCGGTCCATGGCGGCAGGGTCGTGCGCGTGGCGCGCAGGTAGGCCGCAAGGCGGGCCAGATCGGCATCGGACAGGGAATGGTAGAAACTGGGCATGGAAACTGTGGAAATACCTTCTGTGGTGCCAATTCCGCGCAGGACGACCTGGAACAGGTTGGTCGGTTCATCCAGCCACAGCGCATTATTCAGGGCCAGTTCGGGGCGGCCTTCGACCGGCTGCGGGCCTGAATTGGCGTGGCAGGCGGCGCAGGCCCCGGCGTAAAGCCGCGCGTTCGGGTTGGTCTGCGGCCCGACCAGATCCTTCATGGATGCGTTCATGGCCCAGGCGATGGCCCTGGGATCCTGACCGACGCGGCTGGATGCATGGTCGATATCGGCCAGGTAGTGCGCGATGGCGTGCACATCGGATTCCGGCAGTTCGCTCAGGCCGCCATGCACCACGGGCGACATCGGGCCTGCCGCGCTGCCATGCAGCGGGGCGGA carries:
- a CDS encoding (2Fe-2S)-binding protein, with the protein product MTTFRLNGRDITVDVPADTPLLWVIRDEVGLTGTKFGCGIGMCGACTVHIGGRATRSCVTPISAAEGADITTIEGIDPEGNHPVQQAWRELQVPQCGYCQSGQIMQAISLLKDYPAPTDEEIDAVMAGSLCRCMTYVRIREAIKKAAANARGDVSNG